A DNA window from Ipomoea triloba cultivar NCNSP0323 chromosome 10, ASM357664v1 contains the following coding sequences:
- the LOC116033273 gene encoding phytoene synthase, chloroplastic-like produces the protein MFFPIIVYLSVNSQDELARFGLSDEDIFAGKVSDKWREFMKEQIRRARFYFNLAEEGASHLDKASHLPVWASLMLYRKILGAIEENEYDNLTKRAYVGRLGKLVTLPLAYSRAQSLPSLAF, from the exons ATGTTTTTCCCAATAATTGTTTATCTCTCTGTAAATTCTCAAGATGAGCTAGCAAGATTTGGATTGAGCGACGAGGATATCTTCGCAGGGAAAGTGAGTGATAAATGGAGAGAGTTCATGAAAGAGCAGATCAGAAGGGCAAGATTCTACTTTAATCTAGCTGAGGAGGGTGCTTCTCACCTTGACAAGGCTAGTCATTTGCCG GTTTGGGCATCCCTGATGTTGTACAGAAAGATTCTTGGTGCCATTGAGGAGAATGAGTATGATAACTTGACTAAGAGGGCATATGTTGGGAGGCTGGGAAAGCTTGTTACTTTGCCTCTAGCTTATAGTAGAGCTCAATCTTTGCCCAGTTTGGCATTTTAG
- the LOC116033515 gene encoding programmed cell death protein 2-like, with the protein MSEDLNGGTSGDAYEKLRSLHLSSLDDEEEEDEVLIDDSVHDDLYDDEDDEDKVPVALGFVEKKRNSWSLLRQLFPSKAGGTPAWLEPINLPSGRSCLCDFCGEPLQFMLQVYAPLTEKDSTFHRTVFVFMCPSMSCLLRDQHEQWKRHPGATLRSVKVFRCQLPRLNSFYSSEPPKNDGTDKPSGDGAALCSWCGTWRGDKVCSGCKTVRYCSEKHQAVHWKSGHKKHCFSNISLNESNSNGTAARMLKVVSNSLWPEYEISNEDECDEVSNDHAHSTSLVSASQADETYNSLLDSFEGDDDKKSWASFQERIMRAPDQVLRYCRYAKAKPLWPMSSGQPSNSDIPKCNYCGGPRAFEFQILPQLLYYFDVGNDVNSLDWATVAVYTCEASCEGSVAYKEEFAWVQVASQSNT; encoded by the exons ATGTCAGAAGATTTAAATGGTGGAACTAGTGGAGATGCTTATGAAAAACTTAGGAGTTTGCATTTATCATCTCTTGATgacgaggaagaagaagatgaagttctaATTGATGACAGTGTACATGATGATTTatatgatgatgaggatgatgaagaCAAAGTACCTGTAGCATTAGGCTTTGTCGAGAAGAAGAGGAATTCATGGTCTCTGCTTCGACAGTTGTTCCCAAGCAAAGCTGGGGGTACCCCT GCTTGGTTGGAACCAATTAACTTGCCATCAGGGAGGTCTTGTCTTTGTGACTTTTGTGGTGAGCCTTTGCAATTCATGCTCCAA GTTTATGCACCACTAACTGAGAAGGATTCAACATTTCATCGCACAGTGTTTGTCTTCATGTGTCCATCAATGTCTTGTCTCCTTCGAGACCAGCATGAACAGTGGAAACGACATCCAGGAGCTACATTGCGAAG TGTCAAGGTCTTTCGCTGTCAGTTGCCTCGCCTCAACTCTTTTTATTCAAGTGAACCTCCAAAAAATGATGGGACAGATAAACCTTCCGGAGATGGAG CTGCACTTTGTAGTTGGTGTGGTACCTGGAGAGGAGATAAAGTTTGTAGTGGTTGCAAAACAGTTCGTTACTGCTCTGAGAAACACCAG GCTGTTCATTGGAAATCTGGTCATAAGAAGCATTGTTTCTCAAACATTTCACTGAATGAATCCAACTCTAATGGCACAGCTGCAAGGATGCTGAAAG TTGTGAGTAATTCTTTGTGGCCAGAGTATGAGATCTCAAATGAGGATGAATGTGATGAGGTATCTAATGATCATGCCCATTCCACATCCTTGGTTTCTGCAAGCCAAGCAGATGAAACATACAATTCGCTGTTGGATAGCTTTGAG GGGGATGATGACAAGAAGAGTTGGGCTTCTTTCCAGGAGAGGATAATGCGAGCCCCTGACCAAGTATTGAG GTATTGTAGATACGCCAAAGCTAAACCCTTGTGGCCCATGTCGAGTGGCCAGCCATCGAACAGTGACATCCCAAAGTGCAACTACTGTGGTGGCCCTCGAGCCTTTGAATTTCAG ATTTTGCCACAACTTCTGTACTACTTCGATGTGGGAAATGATGTGAATTCTCTGGATTGGGCAACTGTGGCTGTATACACGTGTGAAGCTTCGTGTGAAGGAAGCGTGGCTTACAAGGAGGAATTTGCTTGGGTTCAGGTTGCATCCCAGTCAAATACTTAG